A window from Aquabacterium sp. NJ1 encodes these proteins:
- a CDS encoding high-potential iron-sulfur protein → MTSRRQFMMTIVPAAAALSVMGQAHAADAPKVDEKDPAATGLGYKHDATKVDAKKYPTYKAGSACGNCQFFQGKAGDAWGACPLLGGKQVNAKGWCSAYAKKA, encoded by the coding sequence ATGACCAGCCGTCGCCAATTCATGATGACCATCGTGCCCGCCGCAGCCGCCCTGTCGGTGATGGGCCAGGCCCACGCCGCGGACGCCCCCAAGGTGGACGAAAAAGACCCGGCCGCCACCGGCCTGGGCTACAAGCACGACGCCACCAAGGTGGACGCCAAGAAGTACCCCACCTACAAGGCCGGCAGCGCCTGCGGCAACTGCCAGTTCTTCCAGGGCAAGGCCGGTGACGCCTGGGGTGCCTGCCCGCTGCTGGGCGGCAAGCAGGTCAATGCCAAGGGCTGGTGCTCGGCCTACGCCAAGAAGGCCTGA